In Cydia splendana chromosome 26, ilCydSple1.2, whole genome shotgun sequence, the following are encoded in one genomic region:
- the LOC134803069 gene encoding zinc finger protein 37 homolog, translating into METNRLCYCCLLRPPDRGMTTPYSRRGDTEIYSDMLADCFNLHVILGNNERGICLVCVDRLIDASDFKKQVQRSQAELQECIDSLLEIKDEEPDIKLESIEDNDISDADGLILYEPPKWETPDNMSDYNSLFLNTVEDAMVPSQPEPSVPSEEMVGTTYSASFEHFSHDDASQACQETHLTTLAGQSHSKSRRKPHKRKKKTSGVRKEKETSNAQRSEKENDTIYPLRSKVKFESKPKLNNDYTNIFATGPYTCQICKMVITTRRSMACHMLNHTEPNSEICEGNTWDCDVCEKIFPSKWSMTSHMIKLHRKKIFKCDSCSKMFPTISHLEKHKVIHTKREKNYCCEVCGKRFVSKYSIASHLRSHTGYKPYTCDICQKQFFSKNDMRDHIHAHMGVKPYACNNCGKKFTCRSSYKRHDLFQHSKHMKERAFSCDICNKCFIHSHHLKKHKLSHTGEKPYACNVCRKRFADKFNLSTHLLTHFKGTYSCELCPKSYGTKESLRQHKRVHTSKKQIKRKNK; encoded by the exons ATGGAAACTAATAGATTGTGTTACTGCTGCTTGCTGCGGCCGCCGGACAGGGGTATGACTACGCCATACAGTCGCCGCGGAGATACAGAGATATACTCGGATATGCTCGCGGACTGCTTCAATTTACAT GTAATATTGGGCAACAATGAGAGAGGCATCTGCTTGGTGTGTGTAGACCGGCTGATAGATGCTAGTGACTTCAAAAAGCAAGTGCAGCGCAgccaggccgagctgcaagAGTGTATTGATTCTCTACTGGAGATTAAAG ATGAAGAACCAGATATAAAATTGGAGTCAATAGAAGACAATGACATCAGTGATGCTGACGGACTGATATTAT ATGAGCCACCCAAGTGGGAGACGCCGGATAATATGAGTGATTATAATTCGctttttttaa ACACAGTCGAAGATGCCATGGTTCCCAGTCAGCCCGAGCCGTCTGTGCCAAGCGAAGAAATGGTGGGGACGACTTATTCCGCCAGCTTTGAGCATTTTAGTCATGACGACGCGAGCCAGGCGTGCCAAGAAACGCATCTCACGACACTTGCGGGCCAATCACACTCTAAATCCAGAAGGAAACCacataaaaggaaaaaaaagacCTCCGGAGTCCGCAAAGAAAAGGAGACGAGCAACGCACAGCGATCTGAGAAAGAAAATGACACGATCTACCCTCTGCGTAGCAAAGTCAAGTTCGAAAGCAAACCCAAGCTGAATAATGATTATACAAATATTTTTGCAACGGGGCCATACACCTGCCAGATCTGTAAGATGGTGATAACCACCAGACGTTCTATGGCCTGCCATATGCTAAATCACACTGAACCTAACTCTGAAATATGTGAAGGAAATACGTGGGACTGCGACGTATGTGAAAAGATTTTTCCATCAAAATGGAGTATGACATCACATATGATAAAATTACacaggaaaaaaatattcaaatgcgATTCTTGCTCGAAAATGTTTCCTACTATTTCGCATTTGGAAAAACATAAAGTCATACATACTAAACGGGAAAAGAATTATTGTTGTGAAGTATGTGGAAAGCGGTTTGTATCAAAATACTCTATTGCTTCTCACTTACGGTCTCATACTGGGTACAAGCCATACACTTGCGATATTTGTCAAAAGCAATTCTTTAGTAAAAATGATATGAGAGATCACATTCATGCACACATGGGCGTAAAGCCCTATGCGTGCAATAATTGTGGAAAAAAATTTACTTGTCGGTCGTCTTACAAAAGGCATGACTTATTTCAACATAGTAAACATATGAAAGAGAGAGCTTTTTCCTGCGATATATGCAATAAATGCTTTATCCATAGTCACCATCTAAAGAAACATAAGCTATCACACACGGGTGAGAAGCCATACGCATGTAACGTTTGCCGAAAGCGGTTTGCTGATAAATTTAATTTGAGCACTCACTTACTAACCCATTTCAAAGGAACTTATTCTTGTGAACTTTGTCCTAAAAGTTATGGGACTAAGGAGAGCTTGAGGCAGCACAAACGGGTTCACACTAGTAAGAAACAAATTAagcgtaaaaataaataa